One window of Candidatus Poribacteria bacterium genomic DNA carries:
- a CDS encoding tetratricopeptide repeat protein — protein MNEAIRLDPDYAGAYNNRGNAYFQKGEFDDAVQDYSKAIELIPDYTEAYSNRGNAYNGKGKIGLAIKDYDTAIQLKPDYAEAYCGRGNAYTDKNQLDAAIKDLNKAIELNPELAAAYNNRGNVYAQNDEYDLAIQDYDKAIKLNPTLAIAYNHRGITHHQKGNSAEAIKDLDTAIELNPNDGEVHFNLGNIYQDNGDSDLAIAAYTTAIKLKFDRAGTYYSRGNAHRSKGDYRRAIEDYITETQLNPSFTDAYVNLGVAYRAVKQLDLAIESYAVMIALDPNSPLTYEAYNNRGLVYLDKRDFNLAIQDFEMAIKLQPEAVPGYVNRAAVYLSRNRWYLAIEDYTKVIELNPELVMAYYGRGTAWLSLREWEKAKTDLMTAKDKGLDITAAFHNIYRGVAAFEQKHGVQLPEDIVILLSSEVKPNKATIYNARGVAYVANGEFDKAIGAFTKAIELNSKDAGVYYNRGLIYCNQRKFREAITDFNMAINLKFDGPLVYFFRGIAHRGLLVFDKAIQDFNTAISLEPDYIDAYYKRGETYYNQNQFDFAIENYNRVIELNPEFASAYFNRGLAHHGKNDLERAITDYNKAIELNPKHAGAYYSRGNAYNHIGNFDLAIEDYTKAVQLTPDDAFIYNNRGVAYLKKGEVKRAIEDYTKAIALKPDDAGVYYYRGEARLHLQEWEKAKEDLMTAKNMGVDIVATFRNDYRNVAAFEQKHQVKLPKDIIALVRQGFRHRYPMVEKTLTPDGRNFESPEVLDLLQLFRDAGPPLGEYLKVSPSFGIETVPTEVFVVDGKTRDKLIAEHPASVNILKPFLQGSDIKRWQAEPQDQWLIFTYRGIEINDYPAIQRYLGKYKELLSKRGNEQEWYELQASVEEAEHFAQPKLVCPNLYNEQTFAVEAEGLYCGYTCYVIPTDEKWLCGLLNTLPVEWFYSQVSKQLDGGKLEARSDYIKQIPVPDIDATQIDLVRKLVDYLIYLKKQPTINSKDLADSRDFAVLRYFEWIINGLVYEFYMPDLLQNADRDIFTHLIAEQLPEIDEIQGDKMSVFRSLYEHLYDREHPVRVNLFFQDSLRPIRIIEGKW, from the coding sequence TTGAACGAAGCTATAAGACTTGACCCGGATTATGCTGGGGCATATAACAACCGTGGCAATGCTTACTTCCAAAAAGGCGAATTTGATGATGCTGTTCAAGACTATAGTAAAGCAATAGAACTGATACCCGATTACACCGAGGCCTATAGCAATCGCGGGAATGCTTATAACGGTAAAGGTAAGATTGGTCTGGCTATCAAAGACTATGATACTGCAATACAACTTAAGCCTGATTATGCCGAGGCATATTGCGGTCGCGGCAATGCTTACACGGACAAAAATCAACTTGATGCTGCGATTAAAGACCTGAACAAAGCGATAGAGTTAAATCCAGAACTTGCGGCGGCATATAACAACCGAGGCAATGTTTACGCTCAAAATGATGAATATGACCTCGCTATTCAGGATTATGACAAAGCGATAAAACTTAATCCGACACTTGCCATAGCGTATAATCATAGGGGTATTACTCATCATCAGAAAGGGAATTCTGCTGAGGCGATAAAGGATTTGGACACAGCGATAGAACTAAACCCGAATGACGGTGAAGTTCATTTTAATCTCGGAAATATTTATCAAGACAACGGCGATAGCGATCTCGCTATTGCGGCCTATACCACCGCGATTAAACTCAAATTTGACCGTGCTGGTACCTATTACAGCCGAGGGAACGCGCATCGCAGCAAAGGTGATTATAGGCGTGCTATTGAAGATTATATAACAGAGACACAATTGAACCCAAGCTTCACTGATGCTTACGTTAATCTTGGGGTTGCGTATCGTGCCGTCAAGCAACTTGATCTCGCTATTGAAAGTTATGCTGTGATGATAGCCCTGGATCCAAACAGCCCTCTAACTTATGAAGCCTATAATAATCGCGGTTTGGTTTATCTTGACAAAAGGGATTTTAACCTTGCTATCCAAGATTTTGAAATGGCGATAAAACTTCAGCCAGAAGCCGTTCCTGGCTACGTCAATCGAGCGGCTGTCTATCTCTCGAGAAACAGGTGGTACCTAGCTATTGAAGATTATACTAAGGTGATAGAACTAAATCCTGAACTTGTAATGGCTTATTATGGTCGAGGAACAGCGTGGTTAAGCCTAAGAGAATGGGAAAAAGCCAAAACTGACCTAATGACTGCCAAAGATAAAGGATTAGATATTACTGCTGCGTTTCACAATATCTACAGAGGCGTTGCAGCCTTTGAACAGAAGCACGGTGTGCAGTTACCAGAAGATATAGTCATTCTACTGAGCTCTGAAGTAAAACCTAATAAGGCAACTATCTATAATGCTCGCGGTGTTGCTTATGTCGCAAATGGTGAGTTTGATAAAGCAATAGGAGCGTTTACCAAGGCGATAGAACTGAATTCAAAGGATGCTGGTGTATACTATAATCGCGGTCTCATTTACTGCAATCAAAGGAAATTTCGCGAGGCAATTACTGATTTTAATATGGCAATAAACCTCAAATTTGACGGTCCACTTGTTTACTTTTTCCGCGGTATTGCTCACCGCGGCTTATTGGTTTTTGATAAAGCGATTCAAGACTTCAACACAGCGATAAGTCTTGAACCTGATTATATAGATGCCTACTACAAGCGTGGGGAAACCTACTACAATCAGAATCAGTTTGACTTTGCTATTGAAAACTATAACAGAGTCATAGAATTAAATCCCGAATTTGCATCGGCTTATTTCAATCGTGGTTTAGCTCATCATGGCAAAAATGACCTTGAGCGTGCGATCACAGACTATAATAAAGCCATAGAACTAAATCCCAAACATGCTGGTGCCTATTACAGTCGAGGGAATGCTTACAACCATATAGGCAACTTTGACCTTGCTATTGAAGACTATACCAAGGCAGTACAACTTACGCCTGATGATGCTTTCATTTATAACAATCGAGGGGTAGCTTATTTGAAAAAAGGCGAAGTTAAGAGAGCTATTGAAGACTATACCAAAGCGATAGCACTAAAACCTGATGATGCTGGTGTCTACTACTATCGCGGAGAAGCGAGGCTACACCTGCAAGAGTGGGAGAAGGCAAAAGAAGATTTAATGACTGCCAAGAATATGGGGGTAGATATCGTCGCAACATTTCGGAACGATTATAGAAATGTTGCCGCCTTTGAGCAGAAACATCAGGTTAAATTGCCAAAAGACATCATTGCCCTCGTCCGTCAAGGTTTTAGGCACCGCTACCCCATGGTGGAGAAAACTTTAACCCCGGATGGAAGGAACTTTGAGTCGCCGGAGGTATTGGATCTGCTGCAGCTGTTCCGGGACGCTGGTCCCCCCTTGGGTGAGTATCTCAAGGTGTCCCCCTCTTTCGGTATTGAAACAGTACCCACTGAAGTGTTTGTGGTAGATGGCAAGACGCGGGATAAACTCATTGCCGAACACCCCGCATCGGTTAATATTTTGAAACCGTTTTTACAGGGATCAGATATCAAACGCTGGCAGGCAGAGCCACAGGATCAGTGGTTAATCTTTACCTACCGCGGTATAGAGATTAACGATTATCCTGCAATCCAGAGATACTTGGGAAAATACAAAGAACTACTGAGCAAAAGAGGAAACGAACAGGAATGGTATGAACTCCAAGCATCTGTTGAGGAGGCGGAGCATTTCGCGCAACCGAAACTGGTCTGTCCAAATCTCTATAATGAGCAAACTTTCGCCGTTGAGGCTGAAGGTCTTTACTGTGGATATACCTGTTACGTTATTCCGACCGACGAGAAGTGGCTATGCGGTTTACTCAATACACTCCCTGTGGAGTGGTTCTATTCGCAAGTATCCAAACAATTAGATGGTGGTAAACTTGAGGCACGCAGTGATTATATCAAGCAGATTCCTGTACCTGATATCGATGCAACACAGATAGATTTGGTTCGCAAACTCGTCGATTATCTTATCTATCTTAAGAAACAACCGACAATAAACAGTAAAGATTTGGCGGACTCCCGCGACTTCGCTGTGCTTAGATATTTTGAGTGGATCATCAACGGATTAGTTTATGAGTTTTATATGCCAGATCTGCTCCAGAATGCTGACAGAGATATTTTTACACATCTAATAGCAGAACAGTTGCCTGAGATAGATGAGATTCAAGGAGATAAAATGTCTGTGTTTCGTTCTCTCTATGAGCATTTATATGATAGAGAACACCCGGTTCGAGTAAACCTATTTTTTCAGGATAGTTTAAGACCTATCCGTATCATTGAGGGTAAGTGGTGA
- a CDS encoding AAA family ATPase → MVKITKIEIKNFKAFRGPDIINLNENRQKGQNLLLYGENGSGKTSLYKALELFLESSENDSIEFIDHKNFSAIDDGNDGYVRLHFTPAPNLQKTTYKWSDSKDALDDTKVQPIREASKAKGFLDYKALLDTHYLHYKDDTVDVFDLMISTLLKNVINDISVPSRSFAEEWQDLSELLFPEQGEEEVEIPQQQFADFNTGIENILTRLKADANKILPKFGYENTVVELDLEYHEPKLNNDTNKYESPQILLTVSFLGSIRPKHHQFLNEAKLSAIALSIFFAGLQLQPPSDLKILVIDDALIGLDISHRLPLLDILDERDFAKYQIILMTYDRTFYEIVKKRKSGDTKWKAAELRCGKVDGYDIPVYVEDKTYLERAREYLDVNDYKACAVYVRTAYEATIKGYCEKNNIEVKYRENINELNSNDFWTLIRDRKVPDSKGNNKTKRLIKLALVKKIELARKFTLNPLSHANIVNIPRKELEDAIEAAEWLEDALA, encoded by the coding sequence GTGGTGAAAATTACTAAAATTGAAATCAAAAACTTCAAAGCTTTCCGAGGACCAGATATAATTAATCTTAACGAGAATAGGCAGAAAGGCCAGAACCTTTTACTTTATGGCGAAAACGGAAGCGGGAAAACATCTCTGTATAAGGCATTAGAATTATTCCTTGAATCCAGTGAGAATGATTCTATAGAATTTATAGATCATAAAAACTTTTCTGCGATAGATGATGGTAATGATGGCTACGTAAGACTGCACTTTACACCCGCCCCAAATTTACAGAAAACAACCTATAAATGGTCGGATTCAAAAGATGCTTTAGATGATACGAAAGTTCAACCGATAAGGGAGGCATCAAAAGCAAAAGGGTTTCTTGACTATAAGGCACTTCTGGACACGCATTATCTTCATTATAAAGATGATACTGTAGATGTGTTTGATTTGATGATTAGTACACTCTTGAAAAACGTTATTAACGACATAAGTGTCCCGTCGCGTAGTTTTGCGGAGGAATGGCAGGACCTGTCGGAATTGCTTTTTCCAGAACAAGGAGAAGAAGAAGTTGAAATTCCACAACAACAATTTGCAGATTTCAACACAGGTATTGAAAATATATTAACCAGACTGAAAGCGGATGCAAATAAAATACTTCCTAAGTTTGGATACGAAAACACAGTTGTTGAACTTGACCTTGAATATCACGAACCGAAACTCAACAATGATACTAACAAGTATGAGTCTCCGCAGATCCTCCTAACGGTAAGTTTCCTTGGTAGTATTCGCCCTAAGCATCATCAATTTTTGAATGAGGCAAAACTATCGGCAATTGCCCTTTCCATTTTTTTTGCCGGACTTCAACTTCAACCACCCAGCGACCTGAAGATTCTTGTTATAGATGACGCGCTCATTGGCTTGGATATTTCACATCGCTTGCCTCTGCTTGATATTCTGGATGAAAGAGATTTTGCAAAATACCAGATTATCTTGATGACTTATGACCGAACATTTTATGAGATAGTCAAAAAGCGTAAATCTGGAGATACAAAATGGAAAGCTGCCGAACTCCGTTGTGGCAAGGTTGATGGATATGATATACCAGTCTATGTAGAAGATAAAACATACCTTGAAAGAGCGAGGGAATATCTTGATGTCAATGATTACAAGGCTTGTGCTGTTTACGTTCGTACTGCTTATGAAGCAACAATTAAAGGGTATTGTGAGAAAAACAACATTGAGGTCAAATACCGAGAGAATATAAATGAATTGAACAGCAATGATTTTTGGACCCTCATAAGAGATAGGAAAGTACCGGATTCAAAAGGAAATAATAAAACAAAACGCCTGATAAAACTTGCTCTTGTTAAAAAGATAGAATTGGCTAGAAAATTTACTCTAAATCCGCTAAGCCATGCTAACATTGTGAATATTCCCAGAAAAGAACTTGAAGATGCGATTGAAGCAGCCGAATGGCTTGAGGATGCGTTAGCATAA
- a CDS encoding site-specific DNA-methyltransferase: MPKQNFNEKLIALLKKNPDFVDESGELLPAAVKDYAWKLDPNLIRLLLSDPAIKSTFFDEIDGHWVFNHNTFIDYINQKNFLANSYTQFRNKIGLDIDGKFLRERGEVSLVWPYKDCVLEGGQTKEEEKRKEIFFNEILAQDEINQMFDPKVTTNWKRHTTAGEQDVTDIQRDENGTIRENLIIKGNNLIALHTLKQQFRGRVKLIYIDPPYNTGSDSFGYNDTFNRSSWLTFMRNRLEAAKELLTDDGVFFASCDDNEHAYLKVLMDEIFGNKNFVTNFVVIRAEGGGLAKQVVKGHDYLLTYAKNIEKFEPLRKPKDIRGKIVEKDGKKYWIEEDWLRIEFGKYGTCYYEDIERIKGKDKKDEIDKGIEDGQYILLNKGKNKTIVGRYRALDEDGSKFYSVLKHLNADGKNELKDLMGEDIFAFPKPTALLKEIILGATFFKKDKDAIILDFHAGSGTTAHAVLELNKQDNGNRKFILVEQMDYVESVTIPRVEKVMRKQDSGNFIYCELMQYNQTYMDKIQAAQSSEELVALWRDIAENSFLNWYVNAETPQEAIDDFNAIDDLEAQKHLLAELLDKNQLYVNLSEIEDADFAVGEADKALNRAFYGK, encoded by the coding sequence ATGCCAAAACAAAACTTCAACGAAAAACTGATCGCACTTCTGAAAAAAAATCCCGATTTTGTTGACGAATCAGGCGAACTCCTCCCCGCTGCAGTCAAAGACTACGCATGGAAACTCGACCCTAACCTCATCAGGTTACTGCTTTCCGATCCAGCGATAAAATCAACCTTCTTTGACGAAATTGACGGACATTGGGTCTTCAACCACAATACCTTTATTGACTACATCAACCAAAAGAACTTCCTTGCCAATTCCTACACCCAATTCCGCAACAAAATCGGCTTGGATATTGACGGAAAATTCTTACGCGAACGCGGCGAGGTATCACTCGTTTGGCCCTACAAAGATTGCGTCCTTGAAGGGGGACAAACAAAGGAAGAGGAAAAGCGCAAAGAGATTTTCTTCAACGAAATCCTTGCACAAGACGAAATTAATCAGATGTTCGATCCAAAAGTGACTACTAACTGGAAACGGCACACCACCGCAGGTGAACAAGACGTAACAGACATCCAACGGGACGAAAATGGCACGATACGCGAGAACCTTATCATCAAAGGTAACAACCTCATCGCACTCCACACTCTCAAACAACAATTCCGCGGACGGGTCAAACTGATATACATCGATCCACCATATAACACCGGAAGTGATAGTTTTGGCTACAATGATACTTTTAACCGTTCCAGTTGGCTAACATTTATGAGAAACCGGTTGGAAGCAGCAAAGGAACTATTAACAGACGATGGCGTGTTCTTTGCCAGTTGTGATGACAATGAACATGCATATTTGAAAGTTTTAATGGACGAAATTTTTGGAAATAAAAATTTCGTCACCAATTTTGTAGTCATTCGGGCAGAAGGCGGTGGACTTGCTAAACAAGTGGTAAAAGGGCATGACTACTTATTGACTTATGCAAAAAACATCGAAAAATTTGAACCCTTGAGAAAGCCTAAAGATATCAGAGGCAAGATCGTTGAAAAAGATGGCAAGAAATATTGGATTGAAGAAGATTGGTTGAGAATAGAGTTTGGAAAGTATGGAACTTGTTACTATGAAGATATTGAGAGGATTAAAGGGAAAGATAAAAAAGATGAAATTGACAAAGGCATAGAAGACGGTCAGTACATCCTTTTGAATAAGGGAAAAAATAAAACAATTGTCGGGAGATATAGAGCATTAGACGAAGATGGTTCAAAGTTTTATTCTGTTTTAAAACACCTTAATGCAGATGGTAAGAATGAACTGAAAGATCTTATGGGTGAAGATATTTTTGCTTTTCCAAAGCCAACTGCATTGCTAAAAGAAATCATACTCGGTGCTACTTTTTTTAAAAAAGATAAAGATGCCATTATTCTCGACTTTCACGCCGGTTCAGGAACTACCGCACATGCCGTTTTAGAATTGAACAAGCAAGACAATGGAAATCGCAAATTTATTTTAGTTGAGCAGATGGATTATGTTGAAAGTGTCACCATTCCACGTGTGGAAAAAGTAATGAGAAAGCAGGACAGTGGTAATTTCATCTATTGCGAACTAATGCAATATAACCAAACCTATATGGACAAAATCCAAGCCGCGCAATCCTCTGAAGAACTTGTTGCACTCTGGAGAGACATCGCCGAAAACTCCTTCCTAAACTGGTATGTCAATGCCGAAACGCCGCAAGAGGCGATAGACGATTTCAACGCTATTGACGACCTTGAGGCACAAAAACACCTATTAGCAGAATTGCTGGATAAAAATCAACTCTATGTCAACCTCTCCGAAATAGAAGATGCGGATTTTGCGGTGGGTGAGGCAGATAAGGCGTTGAATAGGGCGTTTTATGGTAAATAA